One part of the Lycium ferocissimum isolate CSIRO_LF1 chromosome 8, AGI_CSIRO_Lferr_CH_V1, whole genome shotgun sequence genome encodes these proteins:
- the LOC132066648 gene encoding uncharacterized protein LOC132066648, producing the protein MHQEVDAWNARMTTLAAVGHDTPVHEYMTWYMHITRSLIANPSTPCLDGRGYASLSRAYKALLRMTLMIRHESIPLTESTDPGIAAYAARIVHLTDTGMTQAHEWHRVDKDVPEGVPEGGRADRGRRADRGGRAGRSGWAGRGLVDEHDHIARQAPSATDIPLTSSSRPSTSQRPGYTPEMVPHYDPWSSFPQVPVGDLHMGGGDEDFDIIFDDYFLRSTAGPTAPSASPAPQAAQEPSHMPSQEPVDT; encoded by the exons ATGCACCAGGAAGTCGATGCATGGAACGCGAGGATGACGACTCTAGCGGCGGTCGGACATGACACTCCGGTCCATGAGTACATGACGTGGTACATGCATATCACTCGCTCCTTGATTGCTAACCCCTCGACGCCGTGTCTTGATGGCCGAGGATATGCATCACTCTCAAGAGCGTATAAGGCGCTG TTACGGATGACTCTGATGATACGCCATGAGAGCATTCCCCTTACGGAGTCCACCGACCCCGGGATAGCTGCATATGCAGCACGGATAGTTCATCTTACCGACACTGGTATGACACAGGCACATGAGTGGCATCGTGTCGATAAGGATGTACCAGAGGGTGTTCCTGAGGGTGGTAGGGCTGATAGAGGTAGGCGGGCTGATAGAGGTGGTCGGGCTGGCAGAAGTGGTTGGGCTGGGAGAGGTCTAGTAGATGAGCATGACCATATAGCCCGTCAGGCTCCGTCGGCTACAGATATCCCGTTGACTTCTTCTTCCAGGCCGTCGACTTCACAGAGACCTGGATATACGCCAGAGATGGTCCCACATTATGATCCTTGGTCATCATTTCCACAGGTGCCAGTTGGTGATCTACATATGGGAGGCGGAGATGaggactttgatattattttcGATGACTACTTTCTTCGTTCTACAGCCGGACCTACGGCACCATCTGCATCTCCGGCTCCACAGGCCGCTCAGGAGCCCTCTCATATGCCATCTCAGGAGCCCGTCGACACATAg